From the genome of Winogradskyella forsetii, one region includes:
- a CDS encoding BlaI/MecI/CopY family transcriptional regulator, with product MQLSKTEEQLMQYLWKLEKAFMKDLLDIYPEPKPATTTVATLLKRMIGKGFVDYKTHGNSREYFPLVKKEDYFSKHVNGLIKTFFNDSASQFASFFTRKTDLTKEELEALKKIIDTEIKNK from the coding sequence ATGCAATTATCTAAAACTGAAGAACAACTAATGCAATACCTCTGGAAGCTAGAAAAAGCTTTTATGAAAGATTTATTGGATATTTATCCAGAACCAAAACCCGCCACAACCACAGTTGCCACCTTACTTAAGCGCATGATTGGTAAAGGTTTTGTGGATTATAAAACTCATGGTAACTCTAGAGAATATTTTCCATTAGTTAAAAAAGAAGACTATTTTTCAAAGCATGTAAACGGCCTCATTAAAACCTTTTTTAATGATAGTGCATCACAGTTCGCTTCATTTTTTACACGTAAAACAGATTTAACGAAAGAAGAACTGGAAGCACTAAAGAAAATCATAGATACCGAAATTAAAAATAAGTAA
- a CDS encoding dipeptidase — translation MQSIQSYINDNKERFLNELIELLKIPSISADSAYKGDVLKTADLIKISLEKAGCDHVEICETDGYPIVYGEKIIDKNLPTVLVYGHYDVQPPDPLDLWNSPPFEPIIQKTELHPDGAIFARGACDDKGQMYMHVKAMEYMTSNNELPCNVKFMIEGEEEVGSVNLSKFVKANREKLKNDVILISDTGMIAKNVPSITTGLRGLSYVEVEVTGPNRDLHSGLYGGAVANPINVLTKMIASLHDENNHITIPGFYDKVENLSDGERAEMAKAPFSLEAYKKSLDIDAVYGEEGYTTNERNSIRPTLDVNGIWGGYTGEGAKTVIASKAYAKISMRLVPHQDWEEITKLFKDHFESMAPKGVKVNVKPHHGGQGYVTPIDSVGYKAASKAYEQTFGKTPIPQRSGGSIPIVSLFEEELNSKTILMGFGLDSDAIHSPNEHFGIWNYLKGIETIPWFYKHFTELSS, via the coding sequence ATGCAATCCATTCAATCTTACATCAACGACAACAAAGAGCGCTTTCTAAATGAGCTTATAGAATTGCTCAAAATCCCTTCAATAAGTGCAGATTCCGCATACAAAGGCGATGTTTTAAAAACCGCAGACCTAATTAAAATCAGTCTAGAAAAAGCGGGCTGCGATCATGTTGAAATATGCGAAACCGATGGTTATCCCATAGTATACGGTGAAAAAATAATCGATAAAAATTTACCGACAGTTCTCGTTTACGGCCATTACGATGTGCAACCACCAGATCCTTTGGATTTATGGAACTCCCCTCCTTTTGAACCCATCATCCAAAAAACAGAGTTACATCCCGACGGTGCTATTTTCGCCAGAGGTGCTTGCGATGATAAGGGCCAAATGTATATGCACGTTAAAGCCATGGAATACATGACTTCCAATAATGAATTGCCTTGCAATGTGAAATTTATGATTGAAGGTGAAGAGGAAGTTGGCAGCGTTAATCTTTCGAAATTTGTAAAAGCAAATCGTGAGAAATTAAAAAACGATGTGATTTTGATTTCAGATACAGGTATGATTGCTAAAAATGTTCCTTCAATCACTACTGGTCTTAGAGGCCTAAGTTATGTTGAAGTTGAAGTCACAGGACCAAACAGAGATTTACATTCTGGACTTTATGGAGGTGCTGTGGCAAATCCAATCAACGTTTTGACTAAAATGATTGCATCGCTTCATGATGAAAACAATCATATAACCATTCCTGGATTTTATGATAAGGTTGAGAACCTATCGGATGGCGAACGCGCCGAAATGGCAAAAGCCCCATTTTCATTGGAGGCTTACAAAAAATCACTGGATATTGATGCGGTCTATGGTGAAGAAGGCTACACAACTAATGAACGTAATTCAATTCGTCCTACCTTAGATGTCAATGGTATTTGGGGAGGCTACACTGGCGAAGGTGCAAAAACCGTAATTGCCAGCAAAGCCTATGCGAAAATATCCATGCGATTGGTACCTCATCAAGATTGGGAAGAGATCACAAAATTATTCAAAGATCATTTTGAAAGTATGGCACCAAAAGGGGTAAAAGTGAATGTAAAACCTCATCATGGCGGACAAGGTTATGTAACTCCTATTGACAGTGTTGGTTATAAAGCCGCTTCAAAAGCTTACGAACAAACTTTTGGAAAAACACCAATTCCACAACGCAGTGGTGGTAGTATTCCTATTGTATCGCTTTTTGAAGAAGAACTGAACAGCAAAACAATTTTAATGGGCTTTGGATTGGATAGTGATGCGATTCACTCACCAAACGAACATTTTGGCATTTGGAATTATCTTAAAGGTATTGAGACTATTCCTTGGTTTTATAAGCATTTTACAGAATTATCGTCTTAA